From the genome of Neodiprion pinetum isolate iyNeoPine1 chromosome 3, iyNeoPine1.2, whole genome shotgun sequence, one region includes:
- the LOC124215074 gene encoding ral GTPase-activating protein subunit beta isoform X7, with protein sequence MNLGVFNRVNLKDSGGGMYSEWASLSTLVQNGSEDSQSVLKKFHPVAGREVALSIVRQLATNLGITQAAEHSPLTTDREVQWCMEVICFGLSLPLAEHDTVRDCVNVYCEWLSALYSSPKISVPRPIVEDPNFYARKIISHFHNLFVPRKGEGADTINRQAVLCHRVLRTLQQVARGPATLERETWESLLLFLIGINDALLAPPAVREDAGEQLCERVLGVLLEVWLVACERNFPSPPLWRTLRESCLRWRHRLALVEQWNRVCLALTAKLLQVMYGPMFPELKISDEDAHLVPQTMSDEAVAQSWYRLLRTVGDPVDLCRPAVVSQTQAFLQYAIASQNVVDPCQHPCLQGLPQIFLKAIKGIAGQVDAFLGVSQACCWEECCITSVASASGGGGGVAGDKAGGKDQPQPSPTPPTQRRLAKSFSVTPSAVTKGIPKASLIGLTTSRISSNPPASTPNSGPSSTSSITSVTSLGQDIRPPLAPGRPKCNSILHLFGEWLFEAAFIGTDGWSQNLPQPSGASKRPSSVLVDGPSSLQETTSEIPPSLGIDRYESGRAEAMGALCRIFCAKKTGEEILPVYLARFYQAMYHGLKINETRECGETLASILLNSADLFRLDLDGVQVLVPAVISALEIVLPEKELKLKSNAVSRIELRRASIHLLISMLTLPLNLQNLPIKELPSLTAIINQEKNPVTFVQLKPRLMNLLINALQVESDPLNTHMLLGGLMLSVQDSAAAEEVEQVTQPDTITSDTTTNLLSSVASDSTSQVSISSDLRSLGDGSDIVTLQEENSAFGKYFDSAHALFVRATYLVCHRLISSWKTDLNISLAALELLAGLARTHIRETARKLTDALECKRAVKWLCDYITYQCWRPPPAHSKDLHSSIVAAFTCLTTWLSAHPQLLQDKDCLTTVLEVVELGVSGTKSIGKPGEPIKMKDEKELKPASMRVRDAADALLTIILEQVGYFPSACGAQSLSSLLDEVLLLRHCNSWTGGRVARQAAVERFRYFVAENATMLALLEEPLGNDQDPQPTVTVLIRGPFGRHAWTMQLRHLPRHKSSVRSMNSNPGRPLPLAEATPRPDYKPRFFPDNVDRIPHCRVDESIPSLDAVMNDNDTVKNEHHLLSQLLERQINLESKSSNDLARNADEKIEECTPPKICHEFQTARLFLSHFGFLNLDQNDNENSTTSGLTALDPSMPGFCTDLESLDHTSPRTCDTVHVFYVRAGQKSAEEILSNVLHETSVSPHFLEFLSSLGWPVSVSSHAGWTGHVSTSWRATIPVTVPQPAHSDHGGALYNGDTHILYWADVSSEVAFIVPTHLMGNMSSDSIDESNYNSDISGGQAWFERSVSESAGTRSYSVNQSGSQNSRTMSLDLDKQPPSLPGSGPSSTSSGDPIKPRRSTKHSLPMQTDTRILVVWLESLEDHLQFPIADLLSCTHTGLEHSNGVRPSDVQVIFLHSLSSGLMRVRLQGPVSRINLATPLVDGMVLSRRVLGTLVRQTALNMGRRRRLDNDSYHPPHVRRRLKVQDMVQKYRCNLSQPELLTFLFSSPQN encoded by the exons GGGCTGACACAATAAATAGACAAGCTGTGCTATGTCACAGGGTGCTCAGAACTCTCCAGCAAGTCGCAAGAGGACCTGCAACTTTGGAGAGAGAAACATGGGAAAgcttattattgtttttaattgGAATAAACGATGCTTTATTAGCGCCACCTGCTGTTAGAGAGGATGCAGGTGAACAGCTATGTGAAAGAGTTCTTGGTGTATTGTTGGAG GTATGGCTCGTCGCCTGTGAACGCAATTTTCCATCTCCTCCACTGTGGCGCACATTACGAGAATCGTGTTTACGATGGCGTCATAGATTAGCTCTGGTAGAGCAATGGAATCGTGTTTGTTTAGCTCTGACCGCAAAATTACTGCAAGTTATGTACGGTCCAATGTTTCCAGAATTAAAAATCA GTGACGAAGACGCACACCTGGTACCTCAAACAATGTCTGATGAAGCAGTGGCACAATCGTGGTACAGATTACTACGAACTGTTGGCGATCCAGTAGATTTGTGCAGACCAGCTGTAGTATCTCAAACACAAGCATTTTTGCAGTACGCTATCGCTAGTCAAAACGTGGTTGATCCATGCCAGCATCCCTGCTTACAGGGCTTACCACAAATATTTCTAAAGGCTATCAAAGGTATTGCTGGTCAAGTTGATGCTTTTTTGG GGGTATCACAGGCTTGCTGCTGGGAGGAGTGTTGCATCACTAGTGTTGCATCTGCAAGTGGCGGAGGTGGTGGTGTGGCGGGAGATAAAGCTGGCGGTAAAGATCAGCCACAGCCCTCCCCCACACCACCAACACAGCGAAGACTGGCCAAAAGTTTCAGTGTCACACCTTCTGCTGTTACTAAGG GAATCCCAAAAGCTTCTCTAATTGGATTAACAACAAGTCGCATATCTAGCAACCCGCCTGCATCGACCCCCAACTCTGGCCCCTCATCAACTTCGAGCATAACGT CTGTAACATCGCTAGGCCAAGACATCAGGCCTCCCTTAGCACCAGGAAGGCCAAAATGTAACAGTATATTACATTTGTTTGGAGAATGGCTTTTCGAAGCAGCTTTTATAGGCACAGATGGATGGTCACAAAATTTGCCTC aGCCATCAGGTGCTTCAAAGCGTCCATCATCAGTTCTTGTCGATGGACCAAGTTCATTGCAAGAAACAACTAGTGAAATCCCACCATCGCTTGGTATTGACCGTTATGAATCAGGTAGAGCCGAAGCTATGGGAGCACTTTGCAGGATATTTTGTGCAAAGAAGACTGGGGAAGAAATTTTGCCAGTTTATTTAGCTAGATTCTATCAAGCTATGTATCACGGCCTTAAAATAAACGAG acACGAGAATGTGGAGAAACTTTGGCcagtattttgttaaattcaGCAGACTTATTTCGTCTTGATCTTGACGGTGTACAAGTATTGGTGCCAGCTGTTATATCTGCTTTGGAAATTGTGCTACCAGAAAAGGAACTGAAATTAAAGTCAAATGCTGTGTCCAGAATCGAATTGAGAAGAGCTTCCATACATCTGCTGATATCTATGCTGACACTTCCGCTAAATCTACAG aACTTGCCTATCAAGGAGTTACCGTCTTTAACAGCGATAATCAATCAGGAGAAGAATCCAGTGACGTTTGTACAATTAAAACCCAGACTCATGAACTTGCTAATAAATGCATTACAGGTCGAATCTGATCCCTTAAACACACACATGCTCTTAG GGGGGTTGATGTTGAGCGTACAAGACTCGGCAGCTGCTGAAGAGGTTGAACAAGTAACTCAACCTGATACAATCACCAGTGATACTACAACTAATTTGCTATCATCAG TCGCCAGTGATTCAACAAGTCAAGTAAGCATTTCCAGTGATCTACGTTCACTTGGAGATGGCTCTGATATTGTCACACTTCAAGAGGAAAACTCTGCCTTTGGTAAATACTTTG ATTCTGCACATGCTCTTTTTGTAAGAGCCACATACTTGGTATGTCACAGATTAATATCATCGTGGAAAACAGACTTGAACATTTCATTAGCAGCATTAGAATTGCTAGCAGGTTTAGCAAGGACGCATATTCGAGAGACAG CTCGGAAGCTAACAG ATGCTCTTGAGTGTAAACGAGCAGTAAAATGGTTGTGTGATTATATCACTTACCAATGTTGGCGACCACCACCAGCTCATTCTAAGGACTTGCATTCATCTATTGTCGCAGCGTTCACTTGTCTAACCACATGGTTATCTGCTCACCCACAATTATTACAA GACAAGGATTGTCTTACAACAGTTTTGGAAGTAGTTGAATTAGGTGTGTCTGGTACCAAGAGCATTGGTAAGCCAGGAGAACcaattaaaatgaaagatgaaaaagaattaaaaccAGCATCAATGCGAGTTAGAGACGCAGCTGATGCACTCCTGACAATTATATTAGAACAG GTAGGATATTTTCCAAGTGCCTGTGGAGCGCAATCTCTTTCTTCCCTACTTGACGAGGTTTTGCTACTTCGTCACTGTAACAGCTGGACGGGCGGCCGCGTAGCTCGACAAGCTGCAGTTGAACGATTCCGTTACTTTGTAGCTGAAAATGCTACGATGCTAGCTCTGCTAGAAGAGCCGTTAGGGAATGATCAGGATCCACAACCTACTGTTACAGTGTTAATAAGAGGTCCATTCGGTCGACATGCGTGGACAATGCAACTTAGACATTTACCCAGGCATAAATCCAGCGTGAGAAGTATGAACTCAAATCCTGGGCGCCCATTGCCTTTGGCCGAGGCTACACCAAGACCAGATTATAAGCCGAGATTTTTCCCTGATAATGTTGATCGCATTCCACATTGTAGAGT GGATGAGTCAATACCAAGCTTGGATGCAGTAATGAATGATAATGATACAGTAAAAAACGAGCATCATCTTTTGTCACAATTACTGGAGAGACAAATCAATCTGGAATCAAAGTCCAGTAATGATTTGGCTCGAAACGCAGATGAAAAGATTGAAGAATGTACCCcgccaaaaatttgtcacgAATTTCAAACAGCCAGATTGTTCCTCAGCCATTTTGGATTCTTGAATTTAGACCAAAATGACAACGAAAATTCTACCACGAGCGGGCTCACAGCTTTGGATCCGTCAATGCCTGGATTCTGCACAGACTTGGAAAGTTTGGACCACACAAGTCCGAGAACCTGCGACACAGTACACGTATTTTACGTTCGAGCTGGTCAAAAATCTGCTGAAGAAATACTCTCTAATGTG CTACATGAAACGAGCGTATCTCCACATTTTTTGGAGTTCCTGAGTTCACTTGGCTGGCCAGTCTCAGTGTCATCTCATGCAGGATGGACAGGACATGTCTCTACATCGTGGCGTGCTACAATTCCAGTTACTGTACCGCAACCGGCTCATAGCGATCATGGCGGTGCTTTGTATAACGGCGACACGCATATTTTATACTGGGCTGATGTGAGCTCAGAAGTGGCGTTTATAGTGCCGACACATTTGATGGGGAACATGAGCTCCGATTCCATTGATGAGTCTAATTATAATAGCGATATAAGCGGTGGCCAAG CTTGGTTCGAGCGAAGCGTTAGTGAAAGTGCTGGAACCCGTTCGTATTCGGTTAATCAGTCAGGAAGTCAAAATTCTCGAACTATGTCGTTAGACCTTGACAAACAGCCTCCCAGTTTACCAGGCTCTGGTCCATCCAGCACATCAAGTGGGGATCCAATTAAACCTAGAAGAAGCACGAAGCACAGTCTCCCTATGCAAACTGATACAAGAATATTAGTTGTTTGGCTAGAGAGCTTAGAAGATCACTTGCAATTTCCAATCG CTGACCTTCTATCTTGCACTCATACTGGTCTCGAGCATTCCAATGGTGTAAGGCCTTCTGACGTTCAagtcatttttttacattcactGTCGAGTGGTTTGATGAGAGTAAGACTACAAGGCCCTGTATCTAGAATAAATTTAGCTACTCCATTGGTTGATGGCATGGTGCTGTCTCGACGGGTGTTGGGCACATTAGTCAGACAAACCGCTTTAAATATGGGACGTCGAAGAAGGCTGGACAATGATAG CTATCACCCACCGCATGTTCGCAGACGATTGAAGGTCCAAGACATGGTTCAAAAATACCGATGCAACCTTAGTCAGCCCGAATTGTTAACATTTTTGTTCAGCAGTcctcaaaattaa